The DNA segment CGCGCAAGGACCGCCTCGACATGAGCGTCAGCATCGCGCTCGGCAGCGCTTCCCAGATCGCGCTGTTCGTGGCACCTGCGCTGGTGTTGCTCAGTTATGTCGTCGGACCGTCGCCGATGAGTCTGCAGTTCTGGCCGGGCGCGGTGACCATGGTGATGATCGCGACGGTGACTGCGAGCTTCATCACGAGTAGCGGGCGCTCGGCATGGTTCATCGGCGCGCTGCTCATCTTCATCTACGCGGTCTTCGCTTTGACGCTCTACGTGGTCCCGCCAGCCGGCCAAGGGATGGGTTGAAACCACCCCTCTTTCCTTGCCCGTCCGTTAGAGCGTTGCCAGCTTATACGGCTTTTCTCGCGATTTGCTGGTACGGCATACAGCGTCTGAAATGGGCATGGGTTCGATCCCCTCAGCTCAATCTACCAACAGCTGTTCTCTTCAATACCAACAGCCGTACCAACAAATGTTCTGGTTGTCAGCGGAACACCGCGGAAGGCAGTGGAAGAGAATTCCTCGCTTTATTGAGGGATTCTAACACGGTGGCGGAAGACTGCGGAGGGGGTCATGGTGCCCAGGGGCGGGATCGAACCACCGACACTGCGATTTTCAGTCGCATGCTCTACCAACTGAGCTACCTGGGCGTTCCCTGGCCTTAAGCGTAGTGGCTTGAGGGAGCGGCGGTTTATAGTCAGGACAATCCGTCCTGTCCACCTGCTTCGCCTTGCAGCTTCGCCAGGCGCAGCCAAGGGTCAAAAAAAGCGAAGCGTGTCCGGCACCGCCCGAAGGGCAGCGACGAACAATCCTGCAAGATCATGAAAACAAAAGAGTATTTCTAATATATCGCTTATTCGTTGTCGTCGTCCTCGCTGGGCCGCCCGGGGATCGCATAGGACCCCGACAGCCAGCGATTGAGGTCGACGTCACGGCAGCGTGCCGAACAGAACGGACGGTTTTCGCCTGCTGAGGGTTTGCCGCAGATCGGGCACGGTTTCGCCGCCCCGTCGGAAGCGGCCTTGCCGGATGGCCTAGCTGGCATTCAACCATCCGAAGCGGATCGGAAACCCTTCGCCGCCGAGCAGCGAAATCGATTCGTAGAGCGGCAGGCCGACGATGTTGCTGTAGGAGCCGACCATCTTGACCACGAACGATCCGGCGATGCCCTGCACGGCGTAGCCGCCAGCTTTGCCGCGCCATTCGCCGGAGCCGATATAGGCCTGGATGTCTTCCTCCGAGAGGCGCTTGAAGCGCACGCGGGTCTCGATCAGGCGCTGGCGAAACGCCTCTTTCGGCGTGACAAGGCAGATGGCGGTGTAGACGCGGTGATTGCGGCCCGACAGCAGCCGCAGGCACTGCGCGGCCTCATCGACCAGATTGGCCTTGGGCAGGATGCGGCGGCCGACCGCGACCACGGTATCGGCGGCGAGAATGAAGGCGCCGCGCAACTCGTCGTCGAGTTGCACCGATTTGAGCGCCGCATCCGCCTTGGCGCGGGCGAGGCGATTGGCGCAGGCGCGCGGCAGCTCACCGCGCTTGGGCGTCTCATCGACGTCGGCGGGCCGCAGTGCGTCCGGCTCGATGCCGGCCTGATTGAGCAGGCCGAGGCGTCGCGGCGAACCTGAAGCGAGAACCAGTTTGGGACGGCCAAGCATGCGGATAAATCGGTGGGAGAGATTCGTGACCCCTGAATGCGCGCGGAACCTATCGGAAGGCCATCGCCGAGACAACCGTGCATCATGACAAAGAACTGGCCCGGTAAATGGCCATCAGGGTTGAGAAAAAGGGCTCGCCGCCCTGCTGACATCGAGCCGTCACGAAGCGGCAACGGTGCGGCACCCGCCCGGCGTCCCCGATGGCAGGAACCCGCCCCGCTCAGCCAGAGGCCGCGCCGACCTTCGAAAACCGCTTGCGGATGCGCAACAGCAGGCCGTCGCAGACCTCGCGATAGGCCTCCAGCTTCTGCTCGCGGCTGCCATCGGTGCCGGTGGGGTCCGGCGTCGGCCAGTATTCCACGTCCGCCGCAAGCGTTCGCGTCAGGTCGAGCGCCCTGTGATGCGCCTCCGGCGACAGCGTGATGATGAGGTCGAAGTTGAGGCCTTCCCAGTCATCCAATTCCTCGAATGTCATCGGCCGGTGCTGCGCGATGTCCTGGCCGAGTTCGGCCATCACGGCGACCGCGAAGGGATCGAGTTCGCCTTTCTTGACGCCGGCTGAGCGCACGTAGAGCGCATGCGGGAACATCTGTTGCAGCAGGCTTTGCGCCATCGGCGAACGCACGCTGTTGAAGCCACAGGCAAACAGCACGGCTTGCGGAGCGCGCGTGGCCGGCGCCGCCATCAGGCTTCTTTCGGTTGGCGCATCGCCGCAAACATGCGCTACCCCTTCCAGTGCAGGACGCAGATCAGCGTGAACAGGCGGCGGGAGGTCTCGAAATCGATCCGTACCTTGCCCTTCAACCGCTCCTGCAATGTGCGCGAGCCTTCGTCGTGGATGCCGCGGCGGCCCATGTCGATCGCCTCGATCCGGTCCGGCGTCGCGGTGCGGATCGCCTGATAGTAGCTGTCGCAGATCATGAAGTAGTCTTTTACGATCCGCCGGAACGGCGTCAGCGACAACAGGTGCGCCACGACGGGCGTGCCATCCTCGCGACGTATATCGAAGGCCAGGCGGTTGCCGGTGATGCTGAGGTCCAGCGTATAGGGTCCGTTATCGACGCCTTCCGGCGCAAACAGGTTCTGCTCGATCAGGTCGTAGATCGCGATCGCACGCTCATGCTCGATGTCGGGACCGGAACGGCCGATCGATTCCTCATCGAGCGTGACTGCGACAATGCGGTTCTGCGAATCGTCCCCTGAAGGCGGCTTGGTCATGGCAGGTTGAGACGGATTCCGACGGAGCGTGAGTGCGCATCGAGGCCTTCGGCGTGGCCCAGCGCCATCGCGGCGGGACCGAGCTGGCGCAACTGGTCGGGCCCGCATTTGAGCATCGACGTCCGCTTCATGAAGTCGAGCACGCCAAGGCCCGACGAGAATCGCGCCGAGCGCGCAGTCGGCAATACGTGATTGGATCCGCCGACATAGTCGCCGATGGCTTCGGGCGTGTGTGCGCCCAAGAACACCGCGCCGGCATTGCGGATCTTTGCCGCCAGGCCTTCCGGATCGGCGGTCATGATTTCCAGATGCTCGGCGGCTAGCGCATCCGCCAGCGCGACCGATTCCTCGATCGCCTTGACCTTGATGATGCCGCCGAAATCCTGCCACGAGGCGCGCGCGATGTCGGCGCGAGGCAGGGTCGACAGCTGCGTTTCGACGGCGCGCGCGACATCGCCCGCCAAGGCGGGATCGTCGGTGATCAGGATCGATTGCGCATTGGCGTCGTGTTCGGCCTGCGCCAGGAGGTCGGCGGCGATCCAGGCGGGATTGGCGGAGCGGTCGGCAATAACCAGCACTTCCGACGGGCCCGCGATCATGTCGATGCCGACCTTGCCGAACACCAGCCGCTTGGCGGCCGCGACATAGGCATTGCCGGGCCCGACGATCTTGAAGACCGGCGCAATCGTCGCCGTGCCATAGGCCAGCGCCGCGATCGCCTGCGCACCACCGACCCGATAGATTTCCGAAACCCCCGCCAGATGCGCCGCCGCCAGCACCAGCGGGTTGAGCTTTCCGTCCGGCGACGGCACCACCATGACGACGCGGTCGACGCCAGCGACTCTTGCCGGCACCGCGTTCATCAACACCGAAGATGGATAGGCGGCGGTGCCACCGGGCACATAAAGGCCGACCGCCTGGATAGCGCTCCAGCGCCAGCCGAGTTCGACGCCGAGCGCGTCGGTGAACCGTTCGTCCTTTGGCAATTGCCGGCGGTGAAAACTCTCGATTCGTTCGCGCGCCAGCTCGAGCGCGGCCACCGTCTTGGGGTCGCATGCCTTCACGGCTTGCGCGATTTCGTCCTCGCTGACCCGAAGCTTTGAGGCGTCAAGCTCGAGCCGGTCGAACCGGCGCGTCGCCTCGATCAGGGCCGCATCCCCTCGTCCCGCCACATCGTCGACAATGCGCCGGCAAGCGGCTTCGACGTCGGCCGCCACCTCGCGCTTCATCGCCAGGAATGCGCCGAATGCGGCCGCAAAATCGGGGCTGGAGGTATCGAGCAGAACGGGCATGACGGCTTTCCGGACGGTATTGAAGACCAAAGGTAAAGGCTTCTGCTCCATGGCGCGAGGGCAAATCGCCGTCAACCCACTAGTGCGGGCCGGTCGCTTGGAATACGCCGGTTCCTTAGGTCGGAAGAGGTCGCGGGGTCTTAGTCGCTGATGCGCTCGATGCGGGCGCCACAGGCGGAGAGCTTTTCCTCCAGCCGCTCGAAACCGCGGTCGAGATGATAGACGCGGTTGACCATGGTCTCGCCCTCGGCGGCAAGGCCGGCAATGACGAGCGACACCGACGCCCGCAGGTCGGTCGCCATGACCGGCGCGCCGCGCAACTGGCCGATACCGTGCACGGTTGCGGTCTCGCCATCGAGCGCGATGCGGGCGCCGAACCGCGCCAGTTCCTGCACGTGCATGAAGCGGTTTTCGAAGATCGTCTCGGTGATGTGGGAAGCGCCCTTGGCGCAGGTCATCAGCGCCATCAACTGCGCCTGAAGGTCGGTCGGAAAGCCCGGAAATGGCGCGGTCGAAACCTTCACCGGATTGATGCCCGCACCGTTGCGGGCGACGCGAATGCCTTCGTTGGTGGAGGTCACGACGGCACCGGCCTCAGTGAGCACATCGAGCGCGGCTTGCAGGAGTTCTGGCCGCGCCCCGCTCAACTGAACGTCGCCGCCGGTCATCGCCACCGCCATGGCATACGTGCCGGTCTCGATCCGGTCGGGCAGCACGGTATGCCGCGCGCCATGCAGTTTGCTCACGCCTTGCACGGTGATTCGCGGCGTGCCGGCGCCGGTGACGCGTGCACCCATCTTGTTGAGGCAGTCGGCGACATCGCGGATTTCCGGCTCGCAAGCCGCGTTACTGATAACAGTGGTTCCTTCCGCGAGCGTCGCCGCCATCAGCGCGACATGCGTGCCGGAGACCGTCACCTTGGGAAAATCGATCTCGCCCCCCTTCAGGCCGGAAGGCGCGCGGGCGATCACATAACCGCCGTCGATGGTGATCTCGGCGCCGAGTCTTTCCAGCGCCATGATCAGGAGGTCGACCGGCCGCGTGCCGATGGCGCAGCCGCCGGGCAACGACACCTTGGCTTCGCGCATCCGCGCCACCAGCGGCGCGATCACCCAGAAACTGGCGCGCATCCGCGACACCAGTTCGTAGGGCGCGGTGGTATCGAAGATGTCAGCCGCAGAAATGTGCAGGGTCTGGCCCTGGTACTCGCGATCACCGGGCCGCTTTCCGGCCGACATGATGTCGACGCCATGGTTGCCGAGAATCCGCTGCAACTGCGCGACATCGGCAAGCCGCGGCACGTTATCCAGGATCAGCGTCTCGTCGGTCAAAAGACCTGCGATCATCAAAGGGAGCGCGGCATTCTTGGCGCCGGAAATCGGGATGGTGCCGTTGAGTGCGTTGCCGCCGATGATGCGAATGCGATCCATGCTGGTCCCCCCATCCGGACCAAGGGTATAGGGCGAACGGCGCCCAAAGCAAACCTCCCGGCCGATCTTCTAAGGACCAAACGGCTTCACCTTTACGGCGAATTGATGGGAAGGACGCAGGTACCGCACGCTCCGGGGGGCGGGTTCTGGCCCGGCCCCCGATAAAGCGAGGCCGGATCAGGCGGGACGGAAACGCCGCACCGAAGCGATGATCGCGATAACAAAGAGCACGAGGACAACGCCCTGGGTCACGGCGAACGGCGGCTCGCTTGGCGGCACGCTCGGCGCCAGCTCATGCAACGGGCCGATCTTGAGGAAGCTCTGGATCACCAGCACGAAGACGTTGAGATAGAGCGAGGTAACCGCCGTGATCACGTAGATCGGACGCCACGCCCCTGAAAGCATCTGACCGTAGAGCGCGAAGCAGGCGATCGCCAGCAGCACCAGCGACAGGATCGCGATGATGTGCGAGGGCAACAGCTTCTCGAACGGAAACATGAAGCCGGTGGCGTTGGTGAGAATGGTGGTGAGCAGAAAGATGGCGGTCATGCCAGGCATCGACTGCGACTTGAACAGCCCGTACAAGACGACGAGGCCGGTGACGATTCCGATCAGACTGATGACGACGTGCAACACCGTGACGGCATGCAAGCTTAGACCGAGCATCATGACGCGCTCCCCCTTTTTGGATCGCTCAATGCTACGGCCGATCGTTTGAAATTGCCACAGCCTTAGCTCACGACAGCAATGACCGTGTCACGGAATTTTTGCAGCGCTGTCATGCCGACACCAACTCGCGCGCAAGAAATCTTGTCCGTCGCCTTTAGAGCGACGGCCGTGCGGAATCA comes from the Bradyrhizobium erythrophlei genome and includes:
- the yacG gene encoding DNA gyrase inhibitor YacG, which gives rise to MPARPSGKAASDGAAKPCPICGKPSAGENRPFCSARCRDVDLNRWLSGSYAIPGRPSEDDDNE
- a CDS encoding Maf-like protein, with the translated sequence MLGRPKLVLASGSPRRLGLLNQAGIEPDALRPADVDETPKRGELPRACANRLARAKADAALKSVQLDDELRGAFILAADTVVAVGRRILPKANLVDEAAQCLRLLSGRNHRVYTAICLVTPKEAFRQRLIETRVRFKRLSEEDIQAYIGSGEWRGKAGGYAVQGIAGSFVVKMVGSYSNIVGLPLYESISLLGGEGFPIRFGWLNAS
- a CDS encoding low molecular weight phosphatase family protein, yielding MAAPATRAPQAVLFACGFNSVRSPMAQSLLQQMFPHALYVRSAGVKKGELDPFAVAVMAELGQDIAQHRPMTFEELDDWEGLNFDLIITLSPEAHHRALDLTRTLAADVEYWPTPDPTGTDGSREQKLEAYREVCDGLLLRIRKRFSKVGAASG
- a CDS encoding UPF0262 family protein; this translates as MTKPPSGDDSQNRIVAVTLDEESIGRSGPDIEHERAIAIYDLIEQNLFAPEGVDNGPYTLDLSITGNRLAFDIRREDGTPVVAHLLSLTPFRRIVKDYFMICDSYYQAIRTATPDRIEAIDMGRRGIHDEGSRTLQERLKGKVRIDFETSRRLFTLICVLHWKG
- the hisD gene encoding histidinol dehydrogenase: MPVLLDTSSPDFAAAFGAFLAMKREVAADVEAACRRIVDDVAGRGDAALIEATRRFDRLELDASKLRVSEDEIAQAVKACDPKTVAALELARERIESFHRRQLPKDERFTDALGVELGWRWSAIQAVGLYVPGGTAAYPSSVLMNAVPARVAGVDRVVMVVPSPDGKLNPLVLAAAHLAGVSEIYRVGGAQAIAALAYGTATIAPVFKIVGPGNAYVAAAKRLVFGKVGIDMIAGPSEVLVIADRSANPAWIAADLLAQAEHDANAQSILITDDPALAGDVARAVETQLSTLPRADIARASWQDFGGIIKVKAIEESVALADALAAEHLEIMTADPEGLAAKIRNAGAVFLGAHTPEAIGDYVGGSNHVLPTARSARFSSGLGVLDFMKRTSMLKCGPDQLRQLGPAAMALGHAEGLDAHSRSVGIRLNLP
- the murA gene encoding UDP-N-acetylglucosamine 1-carboxyvinyltransferase, yielding MDRIRIIGGNALNGTIPISGAKNAALPLMIAGLLTDETLILDNVPRLADVAQLQRILGNHGVDIMSAGKRPGDREYQGQTLHISAADIFDTTAPYELVSRMRASFWVIAPLVARMREAKVSLPGGCAIGTRPVDLLIMALERLGAEITIDGGYVIARAPSGLKGGEIDFPKVTVSGTHVALMAATLAEGTTVISNAACEPEIRDVADCLNKMGARVTGAGTPRITVQGVSKLHGARHTVLPDRIETGTYAMAVAMTGGDVQLSGARPELLQAALDVLTEAGAVVTSTNEGIRVARNGAGINPVKVSTAPFPGFPTDLQAQLMALMTCAKGASHITETIFENRFMHVQELARFGARIALDGETATVHGIGQLRGAPVMATDLRASVSLVIAGLAAEGETMVNRVYHLDRGFERLEEKLSACGARIERISD